A region of uncultured Carboxylicivirga sp. DNA encodes the following proteins:
- a CDS encoding NUDIX domain-containing protein has protein sequence MNTSSLNNQEFLSHISIDCVIFGFHENELKVLLLELKNSHQLSLPGGFVKNDETIEEAATRILEWRTGLNDIYLKQFKVFSAPERSKANPAVQIIKTLKPDMDISFFDSRFISIGFFALVEFTMVNPNPDDFSISCKWVNIDEITNTIIDHDQIIQEALTALRQQLNNSPIGHKLLPKKFTMPELQKLYETILGKQLDRRNFQRKILSYNLLNRLEEKRVGVAHKSPYLFEFNLENYEKALTEGLKNGW, from the coding sequence TTGAATACATCATCTTTAAACAACCAGGAATTTCTTTCTCACATATCTATCGATTGTGTAATCTTTGGATTTCACGAAAATGAATTAAAAGTTCTTCTACTGGAATTAAAAAATTCTCATCAACTATCATTACCTGGCGGTTTTGTCAAGAATGATGAAACAATTGAAGAGGCGGCAACCAGAATATTAGAATGGAGAACTGGTTTAAATGATATTTACTTAAAACAATTTAAGGTTTTTAGCGCCCCTGAAAGATCAAAAGCAAATCCTGCCGTACAAATCATCAAGACATTAAAACCAGATATGGACATATCCTTTTTTGATTCACGTTTCATATCAATCGGCTTTTTTGCCTTGGTAGAATTTACAATGGTAAATCCTAATCCGGATGACTTTTCAATAAGTTGCAAATGGGTAAATATCGATGAGATAACCAATACAATTATTGATCATGATCAAATTATTCAAGAAGCTTTAACGGCATTAAGACAGCAACTTAATAATTCACCCATTGGACATAAACTGCTCCCAAAGAAATTTACAATGCCGGAGCTACAAAAATTATATGAAACAATACTTGGCAAACAGTTAGACAGAAGAAATTTTCAACGAAAAATACTCTCTTACAATCTGCTTAACAGGCTAGAAGAAAAAAGAGTGGGTGTGGCTCATAAATCACCTTATTTATTTGAGTTTAATCTGGAGAATTATGAAAAAGCTCTGACTGAAGGTTTAAAAAACGGATGGTAG
- a CDS encoding alpha/beta hydrolase-fold protein: MKSRFLFLTCLILFAFSTIKAQQALWGGAPIVSPEVNENKTVTFRFFAPSADSVFVTGDFLPTEKVKTPFGEADMPIKALMLKDENGLWSYTSDELASDLYSYTFVVDGLTVSDPNNVYMIRDVASITDVFIVGGGKADFYSVNDVPHGTVARRWYNSPGNEMTRRITIYTPPRYEDGKSKYPVLYLLHGMGGDEEAWIALGRTAQILDNLIAQGKAEPMIVVMPNGNVVQQAAPGESPKGLYKPTFQLPHTMDGKYEETFMDVINFIESNYRVKADKSHRAIAGLSMGGYHSLHISRYYPNKFDYVGLFSAAILPRQDTQSKIYQDIDGTLKKQSENGYQLYWIGMGKTDFLYQSGVEFRAKLDSIGMKYTYVESEGGHIWKNWRDYLTEFVPLLFK; the protein is encoded by the coding sequence ATGAAATCAAGATTCCTGTTTTTGACCTGTTTAATCCTGTTTGCTTTTTCTACAATAAAAGCGCAACAAGCTTTGTGGGGTGGTGCTCCAATTGTGTCGCCAGAGGTAAATGAAAACAAAACTGTCACTTTTCGTTTTTTTGCTCCATCGGCAGATTCGGTATTTGTGACTGGTGATTTTTTACCTACTGAAAAGGTGAAAACTCCATTTGGCGAAGCAGATATGCCAATTAAAGCATTGATGCTTAAAGATGAGAATGGTCTTTGGTCTTATACATCCGATGAGTTAGCTTCAGATTTATACAGTTATACATTTGTTGTGGATGGATTAACTGTAAGTGATCCGAATAATGTATACATGATCAGAGATGTGGCCTCAATAACGGATGTTTTTATTGTGGGTGGAGGAAAGGCTGATTTTTATAGTGTTAATGATGTGCCTCATGGTACTGTTGCTCGTCGATGGTATAATTCTCCGGGCAATGAGATGACTCGAAGAATAACAATTTATACTCCTCCGCGATATGAAGATGGCAAAAGTAAATATCCGGTTTTATACCTGTTACATGGTATGGGTGGTGATGAAGAAGCCTGGATTGCTTTAGGACGTACGGCACAAATTTTGGATAATTTAATTGCTCAAGGTAAGGCTGAACCTATGATTGTGGTTATGCCAAATGGTAATGTTGTTCAGCAGGCTGCACCCGGAGAATCACCAAAAGGTTTGTATAAGCCAACTTTTCAATTGCCTCATACAATGGACGGCAAGTATGAAGAGACTTTTATGGATGTGATTAATTTCATCGAAAGTAATTACAGAGTTAAGGCTGATAAGTCGCATAGAGCCATCGCAGGACTATCAATGGGTGGATATCATTCGTTGCATATTTCAAGATATTATCCCAACAAATTTGATTATGTTGGACTGTTTTCTGCTGCTATTTTGCCCAGACAAGATACTCAGTCAAAGATTTACCAGGATATTGATGGCACTCTTAAGAAACAATCAGAGAATGGATATCAATTATATTGGATTGGAATGGGTAAAACAGATTTTCTGTATCAATCAGGAGTTGAATTTCGTGCTAAGCTGGATTCTATAGGAATGAAATACACATATGTTGAATCAGAAGGTGGTCATATCTGGAAGAACTGGAGAGATTATCTGACTGAATTTGTGCCTTTGTTGTTTAAGTAA
- the pckA gene encoding phosphoenolpyruvate carboxykinase (ATP), whose product METLKSAINLQQYGINDVQEILYNPSYEELYQEEMNSDLEGYEKGQLTEFDSVNVMTGRFTGRSPKDKYIVYDDTTKDSIWWTSEHAPNDNKPLPPKIWKELKDEVCEDLSGRKLYVTDAYCGANVSTRLKVRFITEVAWQAHFVKNMFIRPTKEELYNYGEPDFVVLNASKMTDYKWKEHNLHSEVFTVFNLTERVQLIGGTWYGGEMKKGIFAMMNYYLPLKGIAAMHCSANKGKEGDVAIFFGLSGTGKTTLSTDPHRMLIGDDEHGWDDEGIFNFEGGCYAKTIDLNEDSEPDIYHAIKRNALLENVSVSEDGSVDFHDRSVTENTRVSYPIYHINNIVKPVSKAGHANKVIFLTADAFGVMPPVSILNPEQTQYHFLSGFTAKLAGTELGVTEPVPTFSACFGEAFLSLHPTKYGEELVKKMKKHNAKAYLVNTGWNGSGKRISIKDTRAIIDAILDDSIEKADTKTIPIFNLEVPVFLHDVDPHIMDPRDTYSNPEVWIEKATNLAEKFIRNFKKYTDTKLGKELEQAGPKIHQKA is encoded by the coding sequence ATGGAAACATTAAAATCTGCAATTAATCTGCAACAATATGGTATTAATGATGTCCAGGAAATTCTCTACAATCCCTCTTATGAAGAACTATATCAAGAGGAAATGAATTCAGATTTAGAAGGCTATGAAAAGGGACAGCTTACTGAATTTGACAGCGTCAATGTAATGACAGGAAGATTTACCGGACGATCACCCAAAGACAAATATATTGTATATGATGATACAACTAAAGACTCCATTTGGTGGACTTCTGAACATGCTCCGAATGACAATAAACCCCTGCCGCCTAAAATCTGGAAAGAACTAAAAGATGAAGTTTGTGAAGATCTGTCGGGCAGAAAGCTTTATGTGACAGATGCCTATTGTGGTGCTAATGTCAGTACTCGTTTAAAAGTAAGATTTATTACCGAAGTAGCCTGGCAGGCACATTTTGTAAAAAATATGTTTATCCGCCCTACTAAGGAGGAATTATATAATTATGGAGAACCCGATTTCGTTGTTCTCAATGCTTCCAAAATGACTGATTATAAATGGAAGGAACACAATCTACATTCTGAAGTCTTTACTGTTTTTAATCTCACTGAAAGAGTTCAGCTGATTGGTGGAACATGGTATGGTGGCGAAATGAAAAAAGGAATATTTGCCATGATGAACTATTATCTTCCCCTAAAAGGAATAGCCGCTATGCATTGCTCTGCCAACAAAGGTAAAGAGGGCGATGTTGCCATATTCTTTGGTTTATCTGGCACAGGCAAAACAACCCTTTCAACAGATCCACACCGAATGCTTATTGGCGATGACGAACATGGCTGGGATGATGAAGGTATATTTAATTTCGAAGGCGGATGCTATGCCAAAACAATTGATTTAAATGAAGATAGTGAGCCTGACATTTACCATGCGATAAAAAGAAATGCTTTATTGGAAAATGTTAGTGTTTCAGAGGATGGTTCTGTTGATTTTCACGATCGATCGGTTACAGAAAACACCCGTGTTTCGTACCCAATCTACCACATTAACAACATTGTTAAACCTGTTTCCAAAGCGGGTCATGCCAACAAAGTAATATTCTTAACAGCTGATGCATTTGGTGTTATGCCACCGGTATCTATACTCAATCCGGAACAAACCCAATACCATTTTCTTTCTGGTTTTACTGCTAAATTAGCAGGCACTGAACTTGGAGTAACAGAACCTGTTCCCACTTTTTCAGCTTGTTTCGGAGAAGCTTTTCTTTCTCTTCATCCAACAAAATATGGTGAAGAGTTGGTTAAGAAAATGAAAAAGCACAATGCAAAGGCATATCTGGTTAATACTGGCTGGAATGGATCGGGTAAAAGAATCTCAATTAAAGATACCAGAGCCATTATTGATGCAATTTTAGATGATTCAATCGAAAAGGCTGACACAAAGACAATTCCGATTTTCAATCTGGAAGTCCCTGTATTTTTGCATGATGTAGACCCACATATTATGGATCCAAGAGATACTTATTCTAATCCGGAAGTATGGATAGAGAAAGCAACAAACCTTGCAGAAAAATTCATCCGTAACTTTAAGAAATACACGGATACGAAATTGGGTAAAGAACTTGAACAAGCTGGGCCTAAGATTCATCAAAAAGCTTAG
- a CDS encoding beta-galactosidase — translation MNFRKILFLSLVAVLSLCINAQEFFKKKDLMSVGVYYYPEHWNPDQWERDIKNIANHGFEFIHMAEFAWAMMEPEEGVYDFAWLDKVIELANKYELKVILGTPTPCPPVWMGIKYPEIYLMDANYQREQHGTRANMSLSNPVVLEKTQLIVAEMAKRYGKNKTVIGWQIDNEPEAKEDYSPSTQKAFIHWLQKKYTTIDALNEAWGTRFWSQLFASFEEVHIYNATSVGWWGANPIALLDYKRFTADTQAAFLDFQAQELRKYIVPSQYITTNYVAKGGQTDPRRSTKMDFASFTAYPNYGSNNLGDLGFRLGDYSVLMYANDYYKSVGGVTGVMELQPGQVNWANHNSLLKPGTVRMWLWHCFAGGSSFACTYRYRQVLYGAEQYHHGIVTTDGITLSQGGKEYVQVINEMNQLRKQYSEKAKTPEKLERRKTGLMWSFDNLWNLDRQRQTYQWNTWGHMQRYQQILHSLGAPVEFITELDNFENYHFIVVPAYELVDEALVAKWKKYVENGGNLIVSTRTGAKDKNAHLWESNLSGIMNDLIGGEIELFDMLPGGKSGNIVMNDKIYQWSSWGDLIKPYKDSEVLASYKDQFYKGTACVLKNKIEKGTVWYVGVESTDGQLEKDIIKSAFNANDIDVENYPEGIFVQYRDGFWVSVNYSSTDYELNLDNKATILIGEKVLPPAGVTVWVE, via the coding sequence ATGAATTTTAGAAAGATTTTATTTCTGTCGTTGGTAGCTGTACTTTCATTATGTATCAATGCACAAGAATTTTTTAAGAAGAAAGATTTAATGTCTGTCGGGGTATATTATTATCCTGAGCACTGGAATCCTGATCAATGGGAACGTGATATTAAAAACATTGCCAATCATGGATTTGAATTTATCCATATGGCTGAATTTGCCTGGGCTATGATGGAACCTGAGGAAGGTGTTTATGACTTTGCCTGGTTGGATAAAGTCATTGAGCTGGCTAATAAATATGAGTTGAAGGTTATTTTGGGCACACCAACTCCTTGTCCTCCTGTCTGGATGGGCATCAAATATCCCGAAATATATCTGATGGATGCCAACTATCAACGCGAACAGCACGGTACACGTGCCAATATGTCGTTGTCAAATCCAGTTGTTTTGGAAAAAACACAACTGATTGTTGCTGAAATGGCCAAACGATACGGTAAAAATAAAACAGTAATTGGCTGGCAGATTGATAACGAACCAGAGGCTAAAGAAGATTATAGCCCGTCGACTCAAAAGGCTTTTATACATTGGTTGCAAAAGAAATATACAACCATTGATGCTTTAAATGAGGCCTGGGGAACCCGATTCTGGAGTCAGTTGTTTGCATCGTTTGAAGAGGTTCATATTTACAATGCCACTTCAGTCGGATGGTGGGGCGCAAACCCAATTGCCTTACTCGATTATAAACGATTTACCGCTGACACACAAGCTGCTTTTCTCGATTTTCAAGCTCAAGAGTTGAGAAAGTACATCGTTCCATCACAGTATATCACAACCAATTATGTTGCAAAAGGAGGACAAACAGATCCTCGAAGAAGCACAAAAATGGATTTTGCTTCATTTACAGCTTATCCGAATTATGGGAGCAATAATCTGGGCGATTTGGGATTCCGGTTAGGTGATTATTCTGTTTTGATGTATGCTAACGATTATTACAAGTCTGTTGGGGGGGTAACAGGTGTAATGGAATTGCAACCGGGGCAGGTGAACTGGGCCAATCATAATTCACTTCTTAAGCCGGGAACGGTAAGAATGTGGTTATGGCATTGCTTTGCTGGAGGTAGTTCATTTGCCTGCACATATCGTTATCGTCAGGTTTTATATGGAGCTGAGCAATATCATCATGGTATTGTAACTACTGACGGTATTACCTTAAGTCAGGGTGGAAAGGAATATGTGCAGGTTATTAATGAAATGAATCAGTTGAGAAAGCAATACTCAGAGAAAGCCAAAACACCTGAGAAATTGGAAAGGCGTAAAACAGGATTGATGTGGTCCTTTGATAATTTGTGGAATCTGGATCGTCAGCGCCAGACATATCAATGGAATACATGGGGGCACATGCAACGTTATCAACAGATTCTTCATTCATTGGGTGCGCCAGTTGAGTTTATCACCGAATTAGATAATTTTGAAAACTATCATTTTATTGTGGTACCTGCTTACGAGTTGGTTGATGAAGCATTGGTAGCAAAGTGGAAGAAATATGTTGAAAATGGAGGTAATCTGATTGTTTCTACGAGAACCGGGGCCAAAGATAAAAATGCTCATTTATGGGAAAGTAATCTCTCCGGTATCATGAATGATCTGATTGGAGGAGAAATTGAGCTATTTGATATGTTGCCCGGAGGTAAATCCGGAAACATTGTGATGAACGATAAAATCTATCAATGGAGTTCATGGGGTGATTTGATTAAACCATACAAGGATAGCGAAGTATTGGCATCATACAAAGATCAGTTTTACAAAGGAACGGCATGCGTGCTAAAAAATAAAATCGAAAAAGGTACTGTTTGGTATGTGGGAGTTGAATCAACAGATGGTCAGTTGGAAAAAGATATTATTAAGAGTGCTTTCAACGCTAATGATATTGATGTGGAAAATTATCCTGAAGGAATATTTGTTCAGTATCGTGATGGTTTTTGGGTATCTGTTAATTATTCATCAACAGATTATGAGTTGAATCTGGATAACAAGGCAACCATTTTGATTGGAGAAAAGGTATTACCACCTGCCGGAGTAACGGTATGGGTTGAATAA
- a CDS encoding glycoside hydrolase family 3 C-terminal domain-containing protein → MIRTVFLLLCFILPVSLFSQSYPFKNPKLDTEKRIDNLLSLMTLEEKIVCLSTNPSVPRLGMEATGHVEGLHGLAMGEPGNWGRGNPVPTTTFPQSYGMGQTWDTTLMRQMGEIEGYEVRYMAQSPKYKRGGLVVRAPNADLGRDPRWGRTEECYGEDPFLVGTMSVAFIKGLQGPDPDHWQVASLMKHFLANSNEDSRTWSSSNFNQRQLREYYALPFQMGVEEGGSRAYMAAYNKVNEIPMMVSPLLKELTVDEWGQNGIICTDGGALKLLISDHKYYESIEMGASMAVKSGINQFLDDYKTAIINGVEKGFVSEGEIDEVLRGVFRVMIKLGLLDEESENPYATIGKNNEVEPWLNDRNKQIVREATQKSIVLLKNENSTLPITKKKVQKIAVIGQLADQVLLDWYSGSAPYLVTPLQGLKERFGEDIEITYVPDSLMNEAIVAAKEADLVLVFGGNHPTGNAGWAKVTRDSYGKESVDRKSINLEDEEWIKKVFEQNQNTVLVLVSNFPYAINWSHHNLPAIVHVTHNSQEMGHALADVLSGDYNPAGRLVQTWPMNENQLPDLLDYNIWNNRTYMYSTQQPLYAFGYGLNYTRFEYENLELNKLDDQIIVSLDIANIGDFDGEEVVQVYVSFPETKVIRPIKALKGFQRVNIKKGKTERIEIPVKLKDLCYWDEVKKQMVLEKGSVSVMVGSSSDNIRLTKNIEIK, encoded by the coding sequence ATGATACGAACTGTATTCCTATTGCTTTGTTTTATTTTGCCGGTCTCGCTGTTTTCTCAATCTTATCCGTTTAAAAATCCAAAACTTGATACAGAAAAAAGGATTGACAACCTGCTTTCGTTGATGACGCTGGAAGAGAAAATTGTTTGTTTAAGCACAAATCCTTCTGTGCCTCGTTTGGGAATGGAGGCAACCGGTCACGTTGAAGGATTGCATGGACTGGCAATGGGGGAACCGGGTAACTGGGGCAGAGGGAATCCAGTTCCCACAACTACTTTTCCTCAATCGTATGGAATGGGGCAAACATGGGATACTACCCTGATGCGTCAAATGGGTGAAATTGAAGGGTATGAAGTTCGATATATGGCTCAATCTCCCAAATATAAAAGAGGAGGATTGGTTGTGCGTGCGCCTAATGCTGATCTTGGTCGCGATCCGCGATGGGGCAGAACAGAAGAATGTTATGGCGAAGATCCCTTTTTAGTCGGAACTATGTCGGTGGCTTTTATCAAAGGTTTACAAGGCCCTGATCCTGATCATTGGCAGGTAGCTTCATTAATGAAGCATTTTCTGGCTAACAGCAACGAGGATAGTCGTACCTGGTCTAGTTCCAATTTTAATCAACGTCAGTTGCGTGAGTATTATGCTTTACCTTTTCAAATGGGAGTAGAAGAAGGTGGATCAAGAGCTTATATGGCTGCTTATAATAAGGTGAACGAAATTCCAATGATGGTTAGTCCGCTGTTAAAGGAATTAACAGTTGATGAATGGGGGCAAAACGGAATTATATGTACTGATGGAGGTGCTCTGAAATTGTTAATATCCGATCATAAATACTATGAATCAATCGAGATGGGAGCATCCATGGCAGTTAAATCCGGTATTAATCAGTTTTTGGATGATTATAAAACAGCCATTATCAATGGTGTTGAAAAAGGATTTGTTTCGGAAGGCGAGATTGATGAGGTTTTACGTGGCGTTTTTCGGGTGATGATAAAGTTAGGTTTGTTGGATGAAGAATCTGAAAATCCATATGCCACTATCGGAAAGAATAATGAAGTTGAACCTTGGTTGAATGATAGGAATAAACAAATAGTAAGAGAAGCAACACAGAAGTCGATTGTGCTACTGAAAAATGAAAATTCAACTCTGCCTATTACCAAAAAGAAAGTTCAAAAGATAGCTGTGATTGGACAATTGGCTGATCAGGTTTTATTGGATTGGTATTCGGGTTCTGCGCCCTATCTAGTAACTCCATTGCAAGGCTTAAAGGAACGGTTCGGAGAGGATATCGAAATTACCTATGTTCCTGATTCATTAATGAACGAAGCAATTGTTGCAGCCAAAGAAGCTGATTTGGTTTTGGTGTTTGGTGGAAATCACCCGACAGGAAATGCCGGATGGGCTAAGGTAACACGCGATAGTTACGGGAAAGAGTCGGTTGATCGAAAATCCATCAATCTTGAAGATGAAGAATGGATTAAAAAGGTTTTTGAGCAAAATCAAAATACAGTTTTGGTATTGGTGAGTAACTTTCCTTATGCCATCAACTGGTCACACCATAATTTACCGGCTATAGTTCATGTCACACACAATAGTCAGGAGATGGGACATGCCCTGGCGGATGTACTCTCTGGTGATTACAACCCTGCAGGCCGACTGGTACAAACATGGCCCATGAATGAAAACCAGTTGCCCGATTTATTGGATTACAATATCTGGAATAACCGGACTTATATGTACTCAACTCAACAGCCTTTATATGCCTTTGGTTATGGTTTAAATTATACCCGTTTTGAATATGAAAATCTGGAGTTAAATAAATTGGATGATCAAATCATAGTGTCGTTAGATATTGCCAATATTGGTGATTTTGATGGAGAAGAGGTTGTTCAGGTATATGTTTCGTTTCCTGAAACTAAAGTGATCAGACCGATTAAAGCATTAAAAGGCTTTCAACGTGTTAATATCAAAAAAGGAAAAACAGAGCGAATTGAAATACCTGTTAAATTAAAAGATCTTTGTTATTGGGATGAAGTGAAAAAGCAAATGGTACTAGAAAAAGGATCAGTTAGTGTTATGGTTGGAAGCTCATCGGATAATATCAGATTGACAAAGAATATTGAGATTAAATAA
- a CDS encoding TIM-barrel domain-containing protein, producing the protein MKKQFYWLIPFCVLLFESHQIFAQMQNHGLVNEPVDISKDFYDFKNTYYFAEELSSFDPKTGAGEVKYSRYEYKTRYAFNNMLGVLRPVTPNEFPEGEYQASPTLPFKLEFASPRTVRLQMQTGMDKTVNQPSLMLVNGTAPVDHSWKYSFEDGKHVYVSEYGKVVVSVNPWRVSFYNAEGKLLTHTNHHIDNAETTYTPIMPFSFVRRASDYSRSVNAAFTLEPNEMIFGCGESYTEFNKHGQKVVLCTDDANGIQNETMYKPIPFFMSNRGYGMFMHTSTPITCDFGKYFSGVNSLMIGDETLDLFVFLGDPKEILDEYTDLTGKAAMPPLWSFGFWMSRITYFSEEEGREVAKKLRDNEVPCDVIHFDTGWFETDWRCDYQFSESRFDDAASMIKDLKKQGFQTCLWQLPYFVPQNTLFDEIVEKELYVKNAKGNLPYEDAVLDFSNPETVEWYQAKIGGLLKLGVGGIKVDFGEAAPYNGIYASGRTGFYEHNLYPLRYNKAVADITKEIKGEQIMWARSTWAGSQRYPLHWGGDPANTNTAMAAALRGGLSIGLSGFSFWSHDIGGFVLKTPDELYRRWTPFGMLTSHTRSHGAPPKEPWEYGESFLEDFKKVDNMRYELMPYIYAQAKQCTEKGLPMMRALFVEFPDDPGAWLVDDEYLFGSNILVAPLFEEVTKRNVYLPKGNWIDYQTGKLYAEGWHTIEAGDIPIVMLVREGSIIPHIKLAQSTKDMDWSKLELRAFFGDSEEASGFICLPSNNELVEVSVEKKDNQLSLTKGSVKGVTFSLTENK; encoded by the coding sequence ATGAAGAAACAATTCTATTGGTTGATTCCTTTCTGTGTTTTGCTTTTCGAATCACACCAAATCTTTGCCCAAATGCAAAATCATGGCCTGGTAAATGAGCCTGTCGATATCAGTAAAGATTTCTACGATTTTAAAAATACCTACTATTTTGCTGAAGAACTTTCGTCTTTCGATCCAAAGACCGGAGCCGGTGAGGTTAAATATTCGAGGTATGAATATAAGACCCGCTATGCTTTCAATAATATGCTGGGTGTATTACGCCCGGTAACGCCCAATGAATTTCCCGAAGGTGAATACCAGGCATCACCAACTTTGCCTTTTAAGCTTGAATTTGCATCACCTCGAACAGTGCGTTTGCAGATGCAAACAGGTATGGATAAAACGGTTAATCAGCCATCACTAATGTTGGTTAATGGCACCGCTCCGGTCGATCATTCGTGGAAGTATTCTTTTGAAGATGGTAAGCATGTTTATGTATCAGAATATGGAAAGGTGGTTGTCAGTGTTAATCCATGGCGCGTTTCTTTTTATAATGCTGAAGGAAAGTTATTAACGCATACCAATCATCATATCGATAATGCCGAAACCACTTATACGCCCATCATGCCATTTTCTTTTGTGCGCAGGGCTTCGGATTATTCACGTAGTGTGAATGCAGCTTTTACATTGGAGCCAAACGAAATGATTTTTGGTTGTGGAGAGTCATATACTGAATTTAATAAGCACGGACAAAAAGTGGTGCTATGTACCGATGATGCCAACGGTATACAGAATGAGACAATGTATAAACCTATTCCGTTTTTTATGAGTAACCGTGGTTACGGAATGTTTATGCATACATCAACTCCCATAACCTGTGATTTTGGTAAGTATTTCAGTGGTGTTAATTCGTTGATGATTGGAGATGAAACACTGGATTTGTTCGTTTTTCTGGGCGATCCTAAAGAAATTTTGGATGAGTATACCGATCTGACAGGCAAAGCAGCTATGCCTCCGCTATGGAGTTTTGGTTTCTGGATGAGTCGTATAACTTATTTCTCAGAAGAGGAAGGGCGAGAAGTAGCTAAAAAACTTCGCGATAATGAAGTGCCTTGTGATGTGATTCATTTTGATACGGGTTGGTTCGAAACAGACTGGCGTTGCGATTATCAATTCTCTGAGTCACGTTTTGATGATGCTGCTTCGATGATTAAAGATTTAAAAAAACAGGGTTTTCAAACCTGCTTGTGGCAATTGCCTTATTTTGTTCCTCAAAATACCTTGTTTGACGAGATTGTTGAAAAGGAATTGTATGTAAAAAATGCCAAAGGAAATCTACCATACGAAGATGCGGTATTGGATTTTTCGAACCCTGAAACGGTTGAGTGGTATCAGGCGAAGATAGGTGGTTTATTGAAGTTGGGTGTAGGTGGCATAAAAGTTGATTTTGGCGAGGCTGCTCCTTACAATGGTATTTATGCATCCGGGAGAACAGGGTTTTACGAGCATAACCTGTATCCATTGCGATATAATAAAGCCGTTGCAGATATTACCAAAGAGATTAAAGGTGAACAGATAATGTGGGCACGTAGCACCTGGGCCGGTAGTCAGCGATATCCTTTACATTGGGGAGGCGATCCTGCCAATACAAATACTGCTATGGCCGCTGCCTTACGAGGTGGATTATCCATTGGTCTGAGTGGATTTTCATTCTGGAGTCACGATATAGGAGGTTTTGTTTTAAAAACACCTGATGAGCTATACCGTCGCTGGACTCCTTTTGGCATGTTAACATCTCATACCCGCAGCCATGGAGCACCGCCAAAAGAGCCATGGGAATATGGTGAAAGTTTTCTGGAAGATTTTAAGAAAGTCGATAATATGCGCTACGAGCTGATGCCATATATTTATGCTCAGGCAAAACAATGTACAGAGAAAGGTTTGCCTATGATGCGTGCTTTGTTTGTTGAGTTTCCTGATGATCCGGGTGCCTGGTTAGTGGATGATGAGTATTTGTTTGGTTCCAATATTTTGGTGGCTCCACTTTTTGAAGAAGTAACCAAACGTAATGTGTATCTGCCAAAAGGAAACTGGATAGATTATCAGACAGGTAAATTATATGCAGAAGGTTGGCATACCATTGAGGCAGGCGATATACCAATTGTAATGCTGGTGCGCGAAGGAAGCATTATTCCTCATATTAAACTGGCTCAGAGTACCAAAGATATGGATTGGTCAAAATTGGAATTGCGTGCTTTCTTCGGTGATTCAGAAGAAGCAAGTGGATTTATCTGTTTGCCGTCGAACAATGAATTGGTTGAGGTTAGTGTTGAAAAGAAAGATAATCAACTATCATTAACCAAAGGTTCGGTTAAAGGAGTCACCTTCAGCTTGACTGAGAATAAATAA